The following are encoded together in the Natrinema salifodinae genome:
- a CDS encoding ribbon-helix-helix domain-containing protein: MPKVEITIPEHLEMQIAQMVERGEFVNREEAIEDLLSTGIKAYKTSGPMDEDEGATGGTGLEDDGMMGHDDEYVF; encoded by the coding sequence ATGCCGAAAGTAGAGATCACCATACCGGAGCACCTCGAGATGCAGATTGCCCAGATGGTCGAACGCGGCGAGTTCGTCAACCGTGAGGAGGCGATCGAGGACCTCCTCTCGACGGGCATCAAAGCCTACAAAACCAGCGGGCCGATGGACGAAGACGAAGGAGCAACGGGCGGCACCGGCCTCGAAGACGACGGCATGATGGGCCACGACGACGAATACGTCTTCTAA
- the hisF gene encoding imidazole glycerol phosphate synthase subunit HisF codes for MVLTKRVIPCIDVDLDEDGNPAVYTGVNFEDLKYTGDPVEMARAYNRAGADEFVFLDITASAEGRETMLDVVERVADQVFIPLTVGGGIRTTGDIKETLRAGADKVSITTGALERPELVNEGARAFGSQCIVISVDARRRFDEGGEHYVEIDGESCWFECTKKGGREGTGIDVLEWAAEAEARGAGELFVNSIDKDGTKDGYDLPLTKAVSETVDTPVIASSGCGGPEDMYDVFTEAGADAGLAASIFHFDEYSIEETKAYLDEHGVPVRR; via the coding sequence ATGGTACTGACCAAGCGAGTCATCCCGTGTATCGACGTGGACCTCGACGAGGACGGGAACCCGGCGGTCTACACCGGCGTCAACTTCGAGGACCTCAAATACACCGGCGACCCGGTCGAGATGGCCCGCGCGTACAACCGCGCGGGCGCGGACGAATTTGTCTTCCTCGACATCACCGCCTCCGCGGAGGGCCGCGAAACGATGCTCGACGTCGTCGAACGCGTCGCTGACCAGGTCTTTATTCCCCTCACCGTCGGCGGCGGCATCCGCACCACCGGGGACATCAAGGAGACCCTGCGGGCCGGCGCGGACAAGGTCTCGATCACCACCGGCGCGCTCGAACGCCCCGAACTCGTCAACGAGGGCGCCCGCGCGTTCGGCAGCCAGTGTATCGTCATTAGCGTCGACGCCAGGCGACGCTTCGACGAGGGCGGCGAACACTACGTCGAGATCGACGGCGAGTCCTGCTGGTTCGAGTGCACGAAGAAGGGCGGCCGTGAGGGGACCGGGATCGACGTCCTCGAGTGGGCCGCGGAGGCCGAGGCCCGCGGCGCGGGCGAACTCTTCGTCAACTCGATCGACAAGGACGGGACGAAAGACGGCTACGACCTCCCGCTGACGAAGGCGGTCTCCGAGACCGTCGACACGCCGGTCATCGCCTCCTCGGGCTGTGGGGGCCCCGAGGACATGTACGACGTGTTCACCGAGGCCGGCGCCGACGCCGGCCTGGCGGCCTCGATCTTCCACTTCGACGAGTACTCGATCGAGGAGACGAAGGCCTACCTCGACGAGCACGGCGTTCCCGTCCGTCGCTGA
- the menD gene encoding 2-succinyl-5-enolpyruvyl-6-hydroxy-3-cyclohexene-1-carboxylic-acid synthase, whose protein sequence is MTAPNRATLWGRVLADELAKGGLEAVCIAPGSRSTPLTVAFAAHPDIDVYSHLDERAAAYFALGRARRTGEPTALVCTSGTAAANFHPAVVEADQARVPLLVLTADRPPELRDSGANQTVDQVKLYGDAVRWYSELPEPEADERKVRSLRTTAARALAETTGVPPGPVHLNCPFRKPLEPTEVPGDVPESFSDGLAGRGRDGVFVETDAGDRTLEDDRIRTVTRALADAERPLIVAGPADPADLSALDPAAVTDLADRLGAPVLADPLSGLRFGSHVGSGDAGEDGNDGDGDATRTIYGGYDTYVRELPAPDVVLRFGASPTSKPLRHALRDADATQFLVDPAGAWREATFTATDLLAAEPATVVDGLLAALRPDHSPNPRATTDDAWRARFDAAERRHWEVCDHACSTEALASEPFEGAVLASVVANAPDPATVFVSNSMPIRDADRFARPRDADLTVLANRGASGIDGIASTALGAGSATDDPLVLVTGDLAFYHDSNGLLAVDRCDVDATIVLLDNDGGGIFHELPIEEFEPPFTDQFKTPHGLEFDALADFYDLEFERVEPAGFADAYRESLETTGTQVLSVEFDSEASHRRRESLEERVRDAIGEHTTNGM, encoded by the coding sequence ATGACTGCGCCGAACCGCGCGACCCTCTGGGGTCGCGTCCTCGCCGACGAACTCGCAAAGGGCGGCCTCGAAGCCGTCTGTATCGCGCCCGGCAGCCGGTCGACGCCGCTGACCGTCGCCTTCGCCGCGCACCCCGACATCGACGTCTACTCGCACCTAGACGAGCGTGCGGCGGCCTACTTCGCGCTCGGTCGCGCCCGCCGGACCGGCGAGCCGACGGCCCTAGTCTGTACCTCCGGTACGGCGGCCGCGAACTTCCATCCCGCCGTGGTCGAGGCCGACCAGGCCCGCGTGCCGCTGCTGGTGCTCACGGCCGACCGACCGCCCGAACTCCGCGACAGCGGCGCGAACCAGACGGTCGACCAGGTCAAACTCTACGGCGATGCGGTGCGGTGGTATTCGGAGCTTCCCGAGCCAGAAGCCGACGAGCGGAAGGTGCGGAGCCTCCGGACGACCGCCGCCCGCGCGCTCGCGGAGACGACCGGCGTTCCGCCCGGTCCCGTCCACCTGAACTGTCCGTTCAGGAAGCCCCTCGAGCCGACCGAGGTGCCCGGCGACGTCCCCGAGTCGTTCTCGGACGGCCTGGCCGGCCGCGGGCGAGACGGCGTCTTCGTCGAGACCGACGCCGGCGACCGGACGCTCGAAGACGACAGGATACGGACGGTCACCCGCGCGCTCGCGGACGCGGAGCGACCCCTGATCGTCGCCGGGCCGGCCGATCCCGCCGATCTCTCGGCGCTCGATCCGGCGGCCGTGACCGACCTCGCCGACCGACTGGGCGCGCCGGTTCTCGCGGACCCGCTCTCGGGGCTGCGGTTCGGCTCCCACGTCGGGTCCGGTGACGCGGGCGAGGACGGAAACGACGGCGACGGCGACGCTACCCGAACGATCTACGGCGGCTACGACACCTACGTTCGAGAACTCCCGGCACCCGACGTCGTCCTCCGATTCGGCGCTTCCCCCACGTCGAAACCGCTCCGGCACGCGCTCCGTGACGCCGATGCGACGCAGTTCCTCGTCGATCCCGCGGGCGCCTGGCGCGAGGCGACGTTCACCGCGACCGATCTGCTGGCGGCCGAGCCGGCAACCGTCGTTGACGGATTGCTCGCGGCGCTGCGGCCCGATCATTCACCGAACCCGCGAGCGACGACTGACGACGCCTGGCGCGCTCGGTTCGACGCGGCCGAGCGCCGCCACTGGGAGGTCTGTGATCACGCGTGCTCCACGGAGGCCCTCGCGTCGGAGCCGTTCGAGGGCGCCGTGCTCGCGTCGGTGGTCGCGAACGCGCCGGACCCGGCGACGGTGTTCGTCTCGAACAGCATGCCGATCCGGGACGCCGACCGCTTCGCCAGGCCGCGGGACGCCGACCTGACGGTGCTCGCGAACCGCGGCGCGAGCGGCATCGACGGCATCGCGAGCACGGCGCTGGGCGCCGGGAGCGCGACCGACGATCCGCTCGTGCTCGTCACGGGCGACCTGGCCTTCTACCACGATTCGAACGGGCTGCTCGCCGTCGATCGCTGCGACGTCGACGCGACGATCGTCCTGCTGGACAACGACGGCGGCGGCATCTTCCACGAGCTCCCGATCGAGGAGTTCGAACCGCCCTTTACGGACCAGTTTAAGACGCCCCACGGCCTCGAGTTCGACGCGCTCGCCGACTTCTACGACCTCGAGTTCGAACGCGTCGAGCCCGCGGGGTTCGCGGACGCGTATCGGGAGTCGCTCGAGACCACGGGAACGCAGGTGCTCTCGGTCGAGTTCGACTCGGAAGCGAGCCACCGGCGACGCGAATCGCTCGAGGAACGCGTGCGGGACGCGATTGGCGAGCATACCACCAACGGAATGTAG
- a CDS encoding DNA-directed RNA polymerase subunit L, with the protein MELRVTESSEDELAIEIAGEDHTFMNVLKGALLEHDDVAAATYDVNPEQSGGQTEPILTIKTEGADPLECLEEAAVTVREKSASFRDAFEAAA; encoded by the coding sequence ATGGAACTGCGGGTCACCGAGAGCAGCGAGGACGAACTTGCCATCGAGATCGCCGGCGAGGATCACACCTTCATGAACGTGCTGAAGGGCGCGCTACTCGAACACGACGACGTCGCCGCGGCGACCTACGACGTCAATCCGGAGCAGTCGGGCGGCCAGACCGAGCCGATCCTGACGATCAAGACCGAGGGCGCCGACCCGCTCGAGTGTCTCGAGGAAGCGGCGGTCACCGTCCGCGAGAAGTCGGCGTCGTTCCGCGACGCGTTCGAAGCGGCGGCCTGA
- a CDS encoding rhomboid family intramembrane serine protease, with product MRSLAALLTLVVAAALIGSIAVVRQIHRPTRRWRDVAGARLLYGIPWGSLVVIAFVLCVYLFVQDGITDFDDPVTIPFRAWSYFYPLGMATAAFSHAGPGHLVGNLAGTVVVAPLAEYAWGHFPDSDTKTATATDTDAATDDRDRTRAADAWRTDPRIRAFVLFPLAVIGIGLTTSLFALGPVIGFSGVVFAFAGFAIVHYPIATIVGTLGVQSVILRLYYALQEPIRVYTAEPSPPSAPSWAGIAIQGHAIGLFLGFVLGIALLERRNARPNPLFLWLAILLFGFSKNLWAIYWFGGENTYVLFQGPGIAVVAVLALVVTLSMTASEKPLLSQRVERLLARMDASTPASDSDSENGTRSAVARPLELASGRRDGDGTATARLDRIREIVGDTAGPRRAARQSNWIASLTRKRTAFMAVLCILAILAGIAIPANFLVVEDATASSDAAVEIEDYTVEYVEGVPNGLVSGIGIDAIESDEGLESSGVIVASEQRNVWLEAVSAQRLSFTGEETVYVGGAGWREAVHVERTGWEPVGNDTVYQVWIEDGGDRRLAHESNESRAEARIAGRNVTIDSDGGEFVLEVQSDGTEPVATTPVPAENETASAGGLSFERENESIYAAADGTRVAVASEERYDEY from the coding sequence ATGCGCTCGCTTGCGGCCCTGCTGACCCTCGTCGTCGCTGCGGCCCTGATCGGGTCGATCGCCGTCGTCAGGCAGATCCACCGCCCGACCAGGCGCTGGCGCGACGTGGCCGGGGCGCGGCTCCTCTACGGAATTCCCTGGGGATCGCTCGTCGTGATCGCATTCGTACTCTGCGTCTACCTGTTCGTGCAGGACGGCATCACCGACTTCGACGATCCCGTGACGATCCCCTTCCGCGCCTGGTCGTACTTCTACCCACTCGGGATGGCGACGGCGGCGTTCTCCCACGCCGGCCCCGGCCACCTCGTCGGTAACCTGGCGGGGACGGTCGTGGTCGCGCCGCTGGCGGAGTACGCCTGGGGGCACTTCCCCGACTCGGACACCAAAACCGCGACCGCCACCGACACCGACGCTGCCACTGACGACCGGGACCGGACCCGGGCGGCCGACGCCTGGCGAACCGATCCCCGGATACGCGCGTTCGTCCTGTTCCCGCTGGCCGTCATCGGGATCGGGCTGACGACGAGCCTGTTCGCGCTCGGTCCAGTCATCGGGTTTTCCGGCGTCGTCTTCGCCTTCGCCGGGTTCGCGATCGTCCACTATCCGATCGCGACGATCGTCGGGACGCTCGGCGTGCAGAGCGTCATCTTGCGGCTCTATTACGCGCTGCAGGAGCCGATCAGGGTCTACACCGCCGAGCCGAGCCCGCCCTCGGCGCCGTCGTGGGCCGGCATCGCCATCCAGGGCCACGCGATCGGCCTCTTTCTGGGTTTCGTGCTCGGAATCGCGCTCCTCGAGCGACGGAACGCCCGCCCGAACCCGCTCTTCCTCTGGCTCGCGATCCTCCTCTTCGGTTTCTCGAAGAACCTGTGGGCGATCTACTGGTTCGGCGGCGAGAACACGTACGTCCTCTTTCAGGGTCCCGGCATCGCGGTCGTCGCGGTGCTCGCACTGGTGGTGACGCTCTCGATGACCGCCTCCGAGAAACCGCTCCTCTCGCAGCGGGTCGAACGGCTGCTCGCGCGAATGGACGCCTCGACCCCCGCCTCGGATTCGGACTCGGAGAACGGGACTCGATCAGCGGTCGCCAGGCCGCTCGAACTCGCGAGCGGACGCCGCGACGGTGACGGAACCGCCACGGCGCGCCTCGATCGCATCCGCGAAATCGTCGGCGACACTGCGGGACCCCGACGAGCAGCTCGTCAGTCGAACTGGATAGCATCCCTGACTCGCAAACGGACCGCGTTCATGGCGGTCCTCTGCATCCTCGCGATCCTCGCCGGGATCGCCATTCCGGCCAACTTCCTCGTCGTCGAAGACGCCACCGCGTCCTCGGACGCCGCCGTCGAGATCGAGGACTACACGGTCGAGTACGTCGAAGGTGTCCCGAACGGGCTGGTCTCCGGGATCGGCATCGACGCCATCGAGAGCGACGAGGGCCTCGAGTCCAGCGGGGTGATCGTCGCGAGCGAGCAGCGAAACGTCTGGCTCGAAGCGGTCAGCGCCCAGCGGCTCTCGTTTACCGGCGAGGAGACGGTCTACGTCGGCGGCGCCGGCTGGCGCGAGGCCGTCCACGTCGAACGGACCGGCTGGGAGCCCGTCGGCAACGACACCGTCTATCAGGTCTGGATCGAGGACGGCGGGGACCGCCGGCTCGCACACGAGTCCAACGAATCCCGGGCGGAGGCCCGGATCGCGGGCCGGAACGTAACGATCGATTCCGACGGCGGGGAGTTCGTCCTCGAAGTCCAATCGGACGGGACCGAGCCGGTCGCGACGACGCCGGTTCCGGCCGAGAACGAGACGGCGTCGGCCGGCGGCCTCTCCTTTGAGCGCGAGAACGAGTCGATCTACGCGGCCGCCGACGGGACGCGGGTCGCGGTCGCGAGCGAAGAGCGCTACGACGAGTACTAA
- a CDS encoding DUF7550 family protein, with protein sequence MVADTEHDEHEADTGADVGHDLDAERTTAPMSDYSGRDVGIGVVVMLLGAVVAFGIPLLTIGL encoded by the coding sequence ATGGTAGCCGACACCGAACACGACGAACACGAGGCCGATACGGGAGCGGACGTCGGCCACGACCTCGACGCCGAGCGAACGACTGCACCGATGAGCGACTACTCCGGACGTGACGTCGGTATCGGCGTCGTCGTCATGCTACTCGGGGCGGTCGTCGCGTTCGGAATTCCGCTGCTCACGATCGGGCTATAG
- a CDS encoding isochorismate synthase, whose translation MDRSSGEGQLAADSASTVEPVDLVSRSRELECEDDHVAVGALLRGDTASRIRWATPDGLELVGRGVAARFAAGGPDRFDRIRTQASRVFDALAHDGPEPARPRAVGGFSFHDGHEPGPPWTGFDAAAFVVPQVLLTRTDDGTWLTTVGTRADEADDRLERWTDRLAALPSNRSSGSAPAPGVASTRRTTSKAAWSDQVETALDRIADGRLTKVVLAQALSVDLEGAIDVPATLERLRRQYPNCYRFLVGREVGGTFFGAPPERLVAKRGNRVETEALAGSVPRGETPAEDREHVERMRADEKFQHEHELVVDAIREQLAPFARELTVSEQTIRRLATIQHLQTPIEAILDGDRHVLELVEALHPTPAVGGVPPDAAWETIRDTEPFGRGWYAAPLGWFDGDGDGEFAVALRSGVAADGTVTLFAGNGIVADSDPAEEWDEVQLKFRPILDELR comes from the coding sequence ATGGACCGATCGTCGGGTGAGGGTCAACTGGCGGCCGATTCGGCGTCGACGGTCGAGCCGGTCGACCTGGTCAGCCGCAGTCGCGAACTCGAATGCGAGGACGACCACGTCGCCGTCGGCGCGTTGCTCCGCGGCGACACCGCATCGCGGATCCGGTGGGCCACGCCTGACGGACTCGAACTCGTCGGGAGGGGCGTCGCCGCACGGTTCGCGGCCGGTGGCCCCGACCGCTTCGATCGGATTCGAACGCAGGCGAGTCGCGTCTTCGACGCGCTCGCACACGATGGCCCGGAGCCCGCCCGCCCGCGGGCCGTCGGCGGCTTTTCGTTTCACGACGGCCACGAACCCGGCCCGCCCTGGACCGGCTTCGACGCGGCCGCCTTCGTCGTCCCGCAGGTGCTCCTCACTCGCACCGACGACGGGACATGGCTGACGACCGTCGGCACCCGCGCCGACGAGGCCGACGACCGTCTCGAGCGCTGGACCGATCGCCTGGCCGCGCTCCCGTCGAACCGATCGAGCGGCTCGGCCCCCGCCCCGGGCGTCGCGTCGACGCGACGCACCACGTCGAAAGCGGCCTGGTCCGATCAGGTCGAGACGGCGCTGGACCGGATCGCCGACGGCCGGCTGACGAAGGTCGTCCTGGCACAGGCCCTCTCGGTCGACCTCGAGGGGGCGATCGACGTGCCCGCGACCCTCGAGCGGCTCCGCCGGCAGTATCCGAACTGTTACCGGTTCCTGGTCGGCCGCGAGGTCGGCGGGACGTTCTTCGGCGCGCCGCCCGAGCGCCTGGTGGCGAAACGCGGCAACCGCGTCGAGACGGAGGCGCTGGCCGGCTCCGTCCCCCGCGGGGAGACGCCAGCCGAAGATAGGGAACACGTCGAGCGGATGCGGGCCGACGAGAAGTTCCAGCACGAACACGAACTCGTCGTGGACGCGATCCGCGAGCAGCTCGCGCCGTTCGCGCGCGAACTCACCGTCAGCGAGCAGACGATCCGTCGCCTGGCGACCATTCAACACTTACAGACGCCGATCGAGGCGATCCTCGACGGCGACCGACACGTCCTCGAACTCGTCGAGGCCTTACACCCGACGCCGGCGGTCGGCGGAGTCCCGCCCGACGCGGCCTGGGAGACGATCCGCGATACGGAGCCGTTCGGCCGAGGCTGGTACGCCGCGCCGCTGGGGTGGTTCGACGGCGACGGCGACGGCGAGTTCGCGGTCGCGCTCCGCTCCGGTGTCGCGGCCGACGGGACCGTGACGCTGTTTGCGGGCAACGGCATCGTCGCCGACAGCGATCCGGCCGAGGAGTGGGACGAAGTACAGCTGAAGTTCCGCCCGATCCTCGACGAACTCAGATAG
- a CDS encoding sulfite oxidase-like oxidoreductase — MTNDATDVTDLYQEFGDERLPPGQRETSAFPVLSKSGTPDWDPDTWEFTVTGAVDEELTFSWDEFRDLPSETQRQDFHCVTGWSKFDCEFTGVPFTEIAERAGVRDDAVHVMFSALDGYTTDLPLEDCMREEVLFTWEYDGESLPEDHGGPLRVITPHKYAYKGAKWVDGIEFLTEAQRGYWEKRGYSQTADPWQEERYS, encoded by the coding sequence ATGACGAACGACGCGACCGACGTTACGGATCTCTACCAGGAGTTCGGCGACGAGCGGCTGCCGCCCGGCCAGCGGGAGACGTCGGCGTTTCCGGTCCTCTCGAAGAGCGGGACGCCCGACTGGGACCCCGACACGTGGGAGTTCACCGTCACCGGCGCGGTCGACGAGGAACTAACCTTCTCGTGGGACGAGTTCCGCGACCTGCCCAGCGAGACCCAACGGCAGGATTTCCACTGCGTTACCGGGTGGAGCAAGTTCGACTGCGAATTCACGGGCGTCCCCTTCACCGAGATCGCCGAGCGGGCCGGCGTCCGCGACGACGCGGTCCACGTCATGTTCTCCGCGCTGGACGGCTACACCACCGATCTGCCGCTCGAAGACTGCATGCGCGAGGAAGTCCTATTCACCTGGGAGTACGACGGCGAGTCGCTTCCCGAGGACCACGGCGGCCCGCTCCGGGTGATTACGCCCCACAAGTACGCCTACAAGGGCGCGAAATGGGTCGACGGCATCGAGTTCCTCACCGAAGCGCAGCGCGGCTATTGGGAGAAGCGCGGCTACTCGCAGACGGCCGACCCCTGGCAGGAAGAGCGCTACAGCTAA